The proteins below come from a single Mya arenaria isolate MELC-2E11 chromosome 8, ASM2691426v1 genomic window:
- the LOC128243315 gene encoding vacuolar protein sorting-associated protein 4B-like — MSGNTLQKAIELVTKATEEDKKKNYEEALKLYQHAVEYFLHAIKYEAQSDKAKESIRAKCVQYLDRAEKLKTYLGKGGKKPVKEGSSGSGSKKGGDDSSDSGDEKDPDKKKFEGALSGAIVMEKPNILWDDVAGLEGAKEALKEAVILPVKFPHLFTGKRKPWRGILLYGPPGTGKSYLAKAVATEANNSTFFSVSSSDLVSKWLGESEKLVKTLFNMARESKPSIIFIDEVDALCGSRSENESESARRIKTEFLVQMQGVGNDVDGVLVLGATNIPWTLDSAIRRRFEKRIYIPLPEAPARAIMFKLHLGSTPNSLTEEDFRELGTRAEGYSGADISIVVRDALMQPVRKVQTATHFRKVRGPSRSDPNVILDDLLTPCSPGAPGAIEMNWMNVDGDKLLEPVVSKTDMLMSLSTQKATVNENDLKKLEDFTNDFGQEG; from the exons ATGTCGGGAAATACGCTTCAG AAAGCTATAGAGCTGGTTACCAAAGCAACGGAAGAAGATAAGAAGAAGAATTATGAGGAAGCCCTGAAGTTGTACCAGCACGCCGTGGAATATTTTCTGCATGCAATCAAAT ATGAAGCCCAGAGTGACAAGGCTAAAGAGAGCATTCGTGCCAAGTGTGTGCAGTACCTCGACCGTGCCGAGAAACTCAAGACGTACCTCGGCAAGGGAGGGAAGAAACCTGTGAAAGAAGGCAGCTCTGGCTCCGGGTCAAAAAA GGGAGGGGACGACTCGAGTGACAGCGGTGATGAGAAGGACCCAGACAAGAAAAAGTTTGAAGGAGCTCTTTCAG GAGCTATTGTTATGGAGAAGCCTAACATCCTGTGGGATGATGTTGCGGGGCTCGAGGGAGCAAAGGAGGCTCTGAAAGAGGCTGTCATCCTGCCCGTCAAGTTTCCACACCTCTTCACAG GCAAAAGAAAGCCATGGAGAGGAATCTTGTTATATGGG CCCCCAGGGACAGGGAAGTCTTACCTGGCAAAGGCTGTTGCCACGGAGGCAAACAACTCCACATTTTTCTCTGTGTCATCATCAGATCTTGTGTCCAAATGGCTTGGAGAGTCAGAAAA GTTGGTAAAGACGCTATTCAACATGGCTCGTGAGAGCAAGCCCAGCATTATCTTCATTGATGAGGTTGATGCACTGTGTGGATCTCGTAGCGAGAATGAGTCAGAGTCTGCACGCAGGATCAAGACAGAGTTCCTTGTGCAGATGCAGGGGGTCGGCAATGATGTAGATG GAGTGTTAGTTCTAGGAGCCACAAATATACCCTGGACTCTAGACTCTGCTATCCGAAGACGGTTTGAGAAGCGAATATACATACCCCTGCCAGAAGCACCTGCTCGCGccattatgtttaaacttcacCTGGGATCCACGCCTAACTCTTTAACAGAGGAAGACTTCAG AGAATTAGGCACACGGGCAGAGGGCTACTCAGGGGCAGACATCAGTATTGTGGTAAGAGACGCTCTCATGCAACCTGTGAGAAAAGTACAGACAGCAACACACTTCAGAAAG GTGCGTGGGCCATCACGGTCTGACCCCAATGTTATACTAGATGACCTTCTGACCCCGTGTTCCCCCGGGGCCCCAGGTGCAATAGAGATGAACTGGATGAATGTGGATGGGGATAAACTCCTTGAACCTGTCGTCAGCAAG ACTGACATGCTGATGTCACTGTCTACACAGAAAGCTACTGTCAATGAAAATGACTTGAAAAAACTGGAAGACTTTACAAACGACTTTGGCCAAGAGGGCTAG